Proteins from a genomic interval of Acetobacterium woodii DSM 1030:
- a CDS encoding glycosyltransferase family 2 protein: MGKKLTVEQEEIKYFIDKIVKDEENRCATVQGWAFNTKTKEPVELYLLGKEAAGVQFKRDFRIDVNNKYSLPDDAKVGFIIEFDERTYGEKLKLKLKDGNNVAITPINLKKNYDYLKRPNLFNARRLAGVTTRTVGYFSRNGLKNTIRKIKFELKYKNQENYDFWIDVHEDFDKKKISEEINKFTYNPKVSIVMPVYNVEERWLRACIDSVLNQYYQNWELCIADDHSSDPHIKPLLEEYQQLDTRIKVVYRTENGHISEASNSALAIATGEFVGLLDNDDTLAEFALYEVVKLLNESPEADLIYSDEDKLSEDNVRSQPFFKTDWAPDILLATNYICHFGVYRKTIIDEIGGFRKGYEGAQDYDLVLRFTEKTDKIFHLQKILYHWRMISNSTAVNPDSKGYAFEAGLKSLEDALERRGIKGTVTHGAFPGVYDIEYEIYNDGLVSVIIPTRDNAVDLKACIDSIFEKTLYQKFEIIVADNGSEKEETFKLFEYYRKKYPNQFKVIRIDIPFNFSQINNLAVKEAQGEYLLFLNNDITVITKGWMKRMVSFAQQDHIGAVGAKLYYPDNTIQHAGVLLGMGGVAGHGHCGYPRGDYGYFGKLVTNNNYSSVTAACMMVKRADFDLVNGFEEKLTVAFNDVDFCLKLYEAGKFNVWLHNVELYHYESKSRGAEDTYAKYKRFSSEIKFMKDHWLKYIKDDPYYNKNLTRVDGNYAICVDIVGYVKGKSLEDTENNI; the protein is encoded by the coding sequence ATGGGAAAAAAATTAACTGTTGAACAGGAAGAAATTAAATATTTTATTGATAAGATTGTTAAAGATGAAGAAAATCGTTGTGCCACCGTTCAAGGCTGGGCTTTTAATACCAAAACAAAAGAACCGGTAGAGTTGTATTTATTAGGAAAAGAAGCGGCAGGAGTTCAATTTAAACGGGATTTTAGAATTGATGTCAATAATAAATATTCATTGCCCGATGATGCCAAAGTTGGTTTTATTATCGAATTTGATGAACGAACCTATGGCGAAAAGCTAAAACTTAAATTAAAAGATGGTAATAACGTTGCCATTACACCGATAAATCTGAAAAAAAATTATGATTATTTAAAACGACCAAATTTGTTTAATGCCCGACGTCTGGCCGGAGTGACCACCCGAACCGTGGGATATTTTAGTCGGAATGGCTTAAAAAATACGATTCGCAAAATAAAATTTGAACTGAAATATAAAAATCAGGAAAATTATGATTTTTGGATTGATGTCCACGAAGATTTTGACAAAAAAAAGATCAGCGAAGAAATAAATAAATTTACTTATAATCCTAAGGTTTCGATTGTGATGCCGGTATATAATGTAGAGGAACGATGGCTGCGAGCCTGTATTGATTCGGTTTTAAACCAGTATTATCAAAACTGGGAGCTCTGCATTGCCGATGATCATTCCAGCGATCCTCATATTAAACCGCTGCTGGAAGAATACCAACAGCTGGATACACGAATCAAGGTTGTTTATCGGACCGAAAACGGTCATATTTCCGAAGCTTCCAACTCAGCGCTGGCAATTGCGACCGGTGAATTTGTGGGACTTCTGGATAATGATGATACCTTGGCAGAATTCGCTTTATATGAAGTGGTGAAATTGTTAAATGAATCGCCCGAAGCTGATCTGATTTATAGTGATGAAGATAAGTTAAGTGAAGATAACGTCCGCAGCCAACCATTTTTTAAAACCGATTGGGCTCCGGATATCTTGTTGGCGACCAATTATATCTGTCATTTTGGGGTCTACCGAAAAACGATTATAGACGAAATCGGCGGTTTTAGAAAAGGTTATGAAGGCGCTCAGGATTATGATCTGGTACTCCGCTTTACGGAAAAAACAGATAAAATATTTCATCTGCAGAAGATTTTATATCATTGGCGGATGATCAGTAATTCGACGGCCGTTAATCCCGATTCAAAAGGATATGCTTTTGAAGCGGGACTTAAGTCGCTGGAAGACGCACTGGAACGGCGAGGAATTAAAGGAACGGTTACGCATGGTGCTTTTCCCGGGGTTTATGATATTGAATATGAAATATACAATGATGGTTTAGTTTCGGTGATTATTCCGACTCGGGATAATGCCGTTGATTTAAAAGCCTGCATCGATTCGATTTTTGAAAAAACACTTTACCAGAAATTTGAAATAATCGTTGCGGATAATGGCAGCGAAAAAGAAGAGACCTTTAAACTGTTTGAATATTATCGCAAAAAATACCCGAACCAATTTAAGGTGATAAGGATTGATATTCCGTTTAACTTTTCCCAGATCAATAATTTGGCGGTAAAAGAAGCACAAGGCGAATATCTATTGTTCCTGAATAATGATATTACCGTGATCACCAAAGGTTGGATGAAACGGATGGTCAGCTTTGCCCAGCAGGATCATATTGGAGCCGTTGGCGCGAAACTTTATTATCCCGACAATACCATTCAGCATGCCGGTGTTCTGCTGGGAATGGGCGGCGTTGCCGGACATGGACATTGTGGATATCCGAGAGGTGATTATGGTTATTTTGGGAAACTGGTGACTAATAATAATTATTCATCGGTGACGGCAGCCTGTATGATGGTCAAACGAGCAGATTTTGATCTGGTTAATGGTTTTGAAGAAAAATTAACTGTTGCTTTTAATGATGTCGATTTCTGCCTTAAGTTATATGAAGCTGGAAAATTCAACGTCTGGTTGCATAATGTGGAATTATATCATTATGAATCGAAGTCCCGAGGGGCAGAAGATACTTATGCAAAATATAAACGTTTTAGCAGCGAAATCAAATTTATGAAAGACCATTGGTTGAAGTATATCAAAGATGATCCTTATTATAATAAAAATCTGACTCGCGTAGATGGAAACTATGCAATTTGTGTTGATATTGTCGGTTATGTTAAAGGAAAATCGTTGGAAGATACCGAAAATAATATTTAA
- a CDS encoding GBS Bsp-like repeat-containing protein, which translates to MEIIRNRKKQIALGIVMTLVLLTFFSYFSLDVKAASTTIVVNPGHLDGVDTGAVNKSNGIREVDLNNALAIKVVSTLRQNGYNAMLSHPVPGNPGLPTLLSAPPAYSAYSTTICNKANQIGADLLISIHHNSGAATASGYEFYWSSYHPSVDTNGIYQKPGLWSDGSLADLDATPPTIALKSKELANLLNDNFSENLTYVPSRDKIIERDDAITRKTSMPSVLIEAGYVSNNAEVVKMADDNNQQQMANQILASINELFGANTDLMTATSFTASVNGDKITATVNGVSAPNGLQVIYIPVWSDDGGQDDLKWYPATKQGDGSYSATIDVKDHGYESGNYQLHCYGVDSYGKYTLLGHTTVNVTSSVQEKMTASSVTGTVSGNKITATVKGISAPNGLTGITIPVWSETGGQDDLKWYSATKQSDGSYRVTIDIKDHNYDGGLYNIHAYGIDNNGKMTFLGNTSATVKVDTMTATSVSASVSGNKITAMVKGITAPNGITEVIIPIWSETNGQDDLKWYPATKQSDGSYAVTIDIRDHNNDGGTYNIHAYGKDNNNKMTFVGSTSVNVLVEPMTATSVTASVSGNKITTVVKGIKAPNGLKSIAVPIWSDVNGQDDLKWYTATKQSDGSYAVTIDIKDHNYSGGVYNIHVYGTDDSGKQTFLGNTSVSVATTPMSATSVKASVAENMITVVVSGITAPNGIKKIEIPTWSDINGQDDLIWYTATEQSDGSYKVVIDAKNHHGDSGTYLIDAYGVESDGRFVPLGSTSASVRYVETPIMGETTVTAAELVAYYKASGSVYPQIYNDLGVNLEKFVDLYIQECKVEGVRAEVAFAQAMLETGNLQFGGDVKVTQFNFAGLGATGGVPGFDFSVVYGNNSTGLQTGIRGHVQHLKCYACDEDLKQTNVDPRWNDKIRLRALSVEELAGTWAADTTYATKIKAIMKKF; encoded by the coding sequence ATGGAAATAATTAGAAATAGAAAAAAGCAGATTGCGTTGGGAATTGTAATGACGCTTGTCTTATTGACGTTTTTTTCATATTTTAGCTTAGATGTCAAGGCGGCCAGTACGACCATTGTTGTTAATCCTGGGCATTTGGATGGGGTTGATACGGGGGCTGTAAACAAAAGTAATGGTATTCGTGAGGTTGACCTTAATAATGCGTTGGCGATTAAGGTGGTATCAACCTTGCGGCAAAATGGTTATAATGCGATGTTAAGCCATCCGGTCCCGGGAAATCCGGGGTTGCCAACCCTGCTTTCAGCACCGCCGGCATATTCGGCTTATTCAACCACCATTTGTAATAAGGCGAATCAAATTGGTGCTGACTTATTGATCAGCATCCATCATAATTCTGGAGCGGCAACCGCCAGTGGTTATGAATTTTATTGGAGCAGTTATCATCCATCGGTTGATACGAATGGGATTTATCAAAAGCCTGGATTATGGAGTGATGGATCGTTGGCAGATTTAGATGCAACACCACCAACGATCGCGTTAAAATCCAAAGAACTGGCGAATCTTTTAAATGACAATTTCAGCGAAAATTTAACCTATGTTCCCAGTCGCGATAAGATTATTGAACGAGATGATGCAATCACAAGAAAAACCAGTATGCCATCGGTATTGATTGAAGCGGGTTATGTGTCAAATAATGCCGAAGTCGTGAAAATGGCAGATGACAACAATCAACAACAGATGGCCAATCAGATTCTGGCAAGTATTAATGAACTTTTTGGGGCAAATACAGACCTGATGACGGCGACGAGTTTTACCGCCAGTGTTAATGGCGATAAAATTACCGCAACTGTAAATGGCGTTTCAGCTCCAAATGGCTTACAAGTGATTTACATTCCGGTATGGAGTGATGATGGCGGTCAGGATGACTTGAAATGGTATCCGGCAACCAAACAAGGGGATGGCAGTTACAGCGCGACAATAGACGTTAAAGATCATGGTTATGAAAGTGGCAACTACCAATTACATTGTTATGGGGTTGATTCTTACGGGAAGTATACCTTATTAGGCCATACCACTGTAAATGTCACCTCATCGGTGCAGGAAAAAATGACAGCAAGCAGTGTGACCGGAACGGTTTCGGGAAATAAAATTACGGCAACCGTTAAAGGCATTTCAGCCCCGAACGGACTGACGGGAATTACGATTCCGGTTTGGAGCGAAACCGGCGGTCAAGACGATTTGAAGTGGTATTCGGCGACGAAACAAAGTGATGGCAGTTATCGGGTGACAATCGACATCAAGGATCATAATTATGATGGCGGACTTTATAACATCCATGCTTATGGAATAGACAACAATGGTAAAATGACATTTTTGGGTAACACGTCGGCGACGGTTAAAGTTGATACAATGACGGCAACGAGTGTAAGTGCCAGTGTCTCCGGAAATAAAATTACGGCAATGGTTAAAGGGATAACCGCACCGAATGGAATTACGGAAGTGATCATCCCAATCTGGAGCGAAACCAACGGCCAGGATGATTTGAAATGGTACCCGGCGACCAAACAAAGCGATGGCAGCTATGCGGTGACAATTGATATCAGGGATCATAATAATGATGGCGGAACCTATAATATTCATGCTTATGGCAAAGATAATAATAATAAAATGACATTTGTCGGCAGCACCTCGGTGAACGTTCTGGTTGAACCAATGACTGCAACCAGTGTAACGGCCAGCGTCTCCGGAAATAAAATTACGACAGTCGTGAAAGGCATTAAGGCGCCAAATGGGCTTAAGTCAATTGCCGTCCCAATCTGGAGTGATGTTAACGGTCAGGACGACTTAAAATGGTACACCGCGACCAAACAAAGCGATGGCAGTTATGCGGTGACAATTGATATTAAGGATCATAATTATTCAGGTGGGGTTTATAATATCCATGTTTATGGAACTGATGATAGTGGTAAGCAAACTTTCCTTGGGAATACCTCGGTTAGCGTAGCGACGACACCAATGTCGGCAACCTCGGTAAAAGCTTCGGTGGCGGAAAATATGATTACCGTCGTTGTTAGTGGGATAACAGCTCCAAATGGGATTAAAAAGATTGAGATTCCAACCTGGAGTGATATCAACGGTCAAGATGATTTGATTTGGTATACTGCAACCGAGCAGAGTGATGGCAGCTATAAGGTCGTTATTGATGCCAAAAACCATCATGGCGACAGTGGAACTTATTTGATTGATGCTTACGGTGTGGAGTCGGATGGACGATTCGTACCGCTGGGCAGTACTTCAGCAAGTGTCCGTTATGTGGAAACCCCAATCATGGGAGAAACAACGGTGACAGCAGCCGAATTGGTAGCCTATTATAAAGCGTCAGGAAGTGTTTATCCGCAGATCTACAACGATTTAGGCGTGAATTTAGAGAAGTTTGTCGATCTTTACATTCAGGAATGTAAAGTGGAAGGTGTTCGTGCGGAAGTTGCTTTTGCACAGGCCATGCTTGAAACTGGGAATCTTCAATTCGGCGGTGATGTAAAAGTGACACAATTCAATTTTGCCGGCTTAGGTGCCACCGGAGGCGTTCCGGGATTTGATTTCTCAGTCGTATATGGGAATAACAGCACCGGACTTCAAACCGGAATTCGTGGTCATGTGCAGCATTTGAAATGTTATGCCTGTGATGAAGATTTGAAGCAAACCAATGTTGATCCGAGATGGAACGATAAGATCCGATTGCGGGCGCTTTCGGTTGAAGAATTGGCAGGAACCTGGGCTGCCGATACCACATATGCAACTAAGATTAAAGCGATTATGAAGAAGTTTTGA
- a CDS encoding GBS Bsp-like repeat-containing protein: protein MMKIRKNKNWTKWLLGCWMTAFILSLSMGAVFADETVVADIQEVDVKTESEEILEIETAVKEIQVTVSQDLQNHETYLVSTVGCAGKTTIRKVMFPIWTERNGQDDLHWYEGIRDSDGEYRITVNNQNHGFETGIYNIHTYIYGDSGQVLKTLVNTYMQEAERPIIKIGEIENNCYKVSISGVSNAQGVIGVSFPTWTQSGGQNDLRWENGNYVGHDTWETTINIDNYQRSYDTFITHAYITNCDRQQKFIGETEQCILNPFDQEPLKISSKQQTDNSKFVVNTENCKGKSGIKSVWFAVWSERNGQDEIRWYQGTRDNNGEFVMSDDVENHGFETGPFIIHAYLRGNNEENIAFADNLFKMEKMNATIEYDHAVLNNTFKMRIRNVGDQNGVTSIVFPTWSRTNGQDDIRWEPATYIGGHTWEATIHLKDYQMIVDDFISHAYLTDKNGHMVFLTDSVKRILQNTQTIYGYFAYPLDKNYRPNANDPTDWFGPRWGDIHEGVDIPADRYASCFAVGDGIVEKADYFMGYGRYIRIRTTDRYGESVSFFYGHLQEINVSVGQTVSKGQKIGSVGGSGYNAQGNYSDNAFGSHLHFGAIANADDACVDPEIWIDFHNPNSN, encoded by the coding sequence ATGATGAAAATCAGGAAAAATAAAAATTGGACGAAATGGCTACTGGGGTGTTGGATGACCGCTTTTATTTTGTCGCTTTCGATGGGAGCCGTTTTTGCCGACGAAACGGTAGTTGCCGATATTCAGGAAGTTGATGTAAAAACTGAATCCGAAGAAATCCTTGAAATAGAAACGGCCGTTAAGGAAATTCAAGTGACCGTTTCACAAGACTTGCAGAATCACGAAACTTATTTGGTGAGTACGGTTGGTTGCGCCGGGAAAACGACGATTAGGAAGGTGATGTTTCCCATCTGGACGGAAAGAAATGGTCAGGATGATTTGCACTGGTATGAAGGAATCAGAGACAGTGATGGGGAATACCGGATTACTGTAAACAATCAAAATCATGGCTTTGAAACCGGGATTTATAATATTCATACTTATATCTATGGCGATTCCGGTCAAGTGTTAAAAACGTTGGTAAATACTTATATGCAGGAAGCGGAGCGCCCGATCATCAAGATTGGCGAAATCGAAAATAATTGTTATAAAGTGAGTATCAGCGGGGTGAGTAATGCCCAGGGGGTGATCGGGGTCAGTTTTCCGACCTGGACTCAGTCCGGCGGGCAAAACGACTTGCGTTGGGAAAATGGCAATTATGTGGGGCATGATACTTGGGAAACAACCATTAACATTGACAACTATCAGCGTAGTTATGATACCTTTATAACCCATGCCTATATAACCAATTGCGATCGTCAGCAAAAATTCATTGGTGAAACCGAGCAGTGCATCTTAAACCCGTTTGATCAAGAACCGCTTAAAATCTCATCCAAGCAGCAGACCGATAACTCCAAGTTTGTCGTTAATACCGAAAATTGTAAGGGTAAATCCGGGATTAAAAGTGTTTGGTTTGCCGTGTGGTCGGAGCGAAATGGCCAGGACGAGATAAGATGGTATCAAGGCACCCGTGATAACAATGGCGAATTTGTAATGAGCGATGATGTTGAAAATCACGGTTTTGAAACAGGCCCTTTTATTATTCATGCTTACCTGCGGGGAAACAATGAAGAAAACATTGCTTTTGCGGATAATTTATTTAAGATGGAAAAAATGAACGCAACAATTGAATATGATCATGCCGTGCTGAATAATACTTTTAAAATGCGGATTAGAAATGTCGGGGATCAAAACGGGGTGACCAGTATCGTTTTTCCAACGTGGAGCCGGACTAACGGCCAGGATGATATCCGTTGGGAACCCGCTACCTATATCGGCGGCCATACCTGGGAAGCGACGATTCATTTAAAGGATTATCAGATGATTGTCGATGATTTTATTAGCCATGCCTACTTGACGGATAAAAATGGACACATGGTTTTCCTAACGGATTCAGTTAAACGTATTTTACAAAACACACAAACCATTTATGGTTATTTTGCTTATCCACTGGATAAAAACTACCGACCCAACGCTAATGATCCAACCGATTGGTTTGGACCCCGGTGGGGTGATATTCATGAAGGGGTAGATATTCCGGCGGATCGTTATGCCAGCTGTTTTGCGGTTGGTGATGGAATCGTTGAAAAAGCCGACTACTTTATGGGTTATGGCCGTTATATTAGAATCCGGACCACTGATCGGTATGGTGAAAGTGTCTCGTTTTTTTATGGACATCTACAGGAAATAAATGTCAGCGTTGGTCAAACAGTCAGTAAAGGACAAAAAATTGGGTCTGTCGGTGGATCAGGTTACAATGCTCAAGGCAATTATAGTGATAATGCCTTTGGATCGCATCTGCATTTTGGAGCCATTGCAAATGCTGATGATGCCTGTGTTGATCCGGAAATCTGGATTGATTTTCATAATCCCAACAGCAACTAA
- a CDS encoding glycosyltransferase family 2 protein — MKCDISVIIPNYNGENYIANCLDSILVQSYLAFGQMEIIVVDDCSSDKSVEIIKTYENVILIENEINSGFDKSVNQGILTSSGEFCLLLNNDVVIDPNFVKYLYLHINDSDRFFSVSSKMVRYYERDKLDDAGDFYNIFGWGYKRGDGKGVENYDKPMSIFSTCAGAGIYRRAVFDEIGLFDEAFFAYMEDIDISYRGLINGYKNRYEPKAICYHIGSATTAEGQKYSPFKVQISARNNIYVAYKNMPLIQLVVNSPFLLVGFLIKYLLFLKRGYGKDYTAGIKEGFKTLGKVKKVPFQFKNLGHYFLIEVHLVINVMRFIINKLGK, encoded by the coding sequence ATGAAGTGTGACATTTCGGTAATTATTCCGAACTACAATGGCGAAAATTATATTGCAAATTGTCTGGACAGTATTTTGGTCCAAAGTTATTTGGCGTTTGGACAAATGGAAATCATTGTTGTGGATGATTGCTCCAGTGATAAAAGTGTCGAAATTATTAAAACATACGAAAATGTAATTCTAATTGAAAATGAAATAAATTCAGGGTTTGATAAGTCGGTTAATCAGGGTATCTTGACCAGCAGTGGTGAATTTTGTTTGTTATTGAATAATGACGTTGTGATTGATCCGAATTTTGTAAAATACTTGTATCTACACATTAATGACAGCGACAGGTTTTTTTCAGTGAGTTCGAAAATGGTACGTTATTATGAGCGGGATAAACTTGATGATGCCGGGGATTTTTATAATATTTTTGGTTGGGGATATAAACGCGGCGATGGAAAAGGTGTCGAAAACTATGATAAACCAATGTCGATATTTAGCACGTGCGCGGGAGCGGGAATTTACCGCCGCGCTGTTTTTGATGAGATTGGCTTATTTGATGAGGCTTTTTTTGCGTATATGGAAGATATCGATATCTCCTATCGCGGACTGATTAATGGTTATAAAAATCGCTATGAACCCAAGGCGATTTGTTATCATATTGGGAGTGCAACGACGGCCGAAGGGCAAAAATACAGTCCCTTTAAAGTGCAGATTTCAGCGCGAAACAATATCTATGTGGCATATAAAAATATGCCCCTGATTCAGCTAGTGGTTAACAGTCCGTTTCTGCTGGTGGGGTTTTTGATTAAATATCTGCTTTTTTTAAAACGTGGTTATGGCAAGGATTATACGGCCGGAATTAAGGAAGGATTTAAAACTCTGGGAAAAGTCAAAAAAGTACCCTTTCAGTTTAAAAATCTGGGACATTATTTTTTAATCGAAGTGCATTTGGTGATCAACGTGATGCGGTTTATAATAAATAAATTAGGAAAGTAA
- a CDS encoding glycosyltransferase family 2 protein, translating into MDLSIIIVNYKTEELTSNCIDSIIKSNTKGLDYEIILVDNASNDGSIEAIEKRFSEIRIIKNPENDGFAKGNNIGIEASRGDYILLLNSDTIVEQNTLKGAVAFIKDHRHIGALGCKILLPSGKLDPACKRSFPTPLNGLYHSLNLDTAFPDSTRFGAYNLTYVNENKTCSIDCIMGAFMLVPRAVIEQVGMLDEDYFMYGEDIDWCYRIKAAGFQVMYYPEIRIFHHKKASGIGKRNPKVIAAFYDSMIIFYNKHYQNKYNKLTRWCVITGTTVMKRMALAKNKRRK; encoded by the coding sequence ATGGATTTATCAATTATTATTGTTAATTATAAAACAGAAGAATTAACTTCCAACTGTATTGATTCAATCATTAAAAGTAATACCAAAGGGTTGGATTATGAAATCATCCTGGTGGACAATGCTTCGAACGATGGCAGTATCGAAGCAATTGAAAAACGCTTTTCCGAAATCCGAATTATTAAAAACCCTGAAAATGATGGGTTTGCCAAGGGAAATAACATCGGAATCGAAGCGTCCAGGGGCGATTATATTTTGCTGTTAAATTCAGACACCATTGTTGAACAAAATACGTTAAAAGGGGCGGTGGCATTTATTAAAGATCACCGTCATATCGGGGCATTGGGATGTAAAATACTGTTGCCGTCAGGGAAGTTGGACCCGGCCTGTAAAAGGAGTTTCCCAACCCCTTTAAACGGGCTTTATCACAGTCTCAACCTGGATACGGCCTTTCCTGATAGTACCCGCTTTGGGGCGTATAACCTAACCTATGTCAATGAAAACAAAACGTGCTCGATCGATTGTATTATGGGTGCTTTTATGCTTGTTCCACGGGCGGTTATTGAGCAGGTGGGAATGCTCGATGAAGATTATTTTATGTATGGGGAAGATATTGACTGGTGCTACCGGATTAAAGCGGCCGGGTTCCAGGTCATGTATTATCCGGAAATCCGAATTTTTCATCATAAAAAAGCCAGTGGTATTGGCAAGCGGAATCCGAAGGTGATCGCGGCTTTTTATGATTCGATGATAATTTTTTATAATAAGCATTATCAAAACAAATACAATAAACTAACGCGATGGTGTGTCATCACCGGAACAACAGTGATGAAGAGGATGGCACTGGCAAAAAATAAACGTCGAAAATAA